One Synechococcus sp. JA-2-3B'a(2-13) genomic window carries:
- a CDS encoding DMT family transporter, translating to MTLEMWYRHQLSRFAEWGKIRLWQGVALKLLATACFACLGAIIRLNTPALHPFQIVFLRNLFGFLALSPLVLRAGIQSLHTAKMEFYLLRSAISTVGMLLSFWAASLLPLAEATALSFVQLLFAGTMAVWVLGEQMRSSRWLGLGLGFAGALVMLRPGFREFSLGTGLALGAAALFAWVTIVLKILSRTESSLTITAYMGLLQTPLSFLAAVWVWTWPSPEQWLWMVAMGLLGSIGQVALAQAYKLAEVTMLLPLDFSRLLWASLIGFWVFAEIPDGWTWMGGALILVGATSGAYGEARLPTMPTQARTGGVG from the coding sequence GTGACTTTGGAGATGTGGTATCGCCACCAGCTGAGCCGCTTTGCAGAGTGGGGAAAAATAAGGCTCTGGCAAGGAGTTGCCCTGAAGCTGCTGGCCACTGCTTGCTTTGCCTGTTTAGGCGCGATCATCCGGCTCAACACTCCCGCCCTTCACCCCTTTCAGATTGTGTTTTTGCGCAACCTATTCGGGTTTCTCGCCCTGTCGCCGCTGGTGTTGCGGGCTGGGATCCAGTCTCTGCACACCGCCAAGATGGAGTTTTACCTCCTGCGCTCGGCGATCAGCACGGTGGGGATGTTGCTCTCCTTTTGGGCAGCCAGCCTGTTGCCTCTGGCAGAAGCTACGGCGCTGAGCTTTGTTCAACTTTTGTTTGCCGGCACGATGGCGGTATGGGTGTTGGGCGAGCAGATGCGCTCGTCCCGCTGGCTGGGATTGGGCCTGGGGTTTGCCGGGGCTTTGGTGATGTTGAGGCCAGGCTTCCGAGAGTTTTCTCTGGGAACAGGGCTGGCCTTGGGGGCGGCAGCACTCTTTGCCTGGGTGACCATCGTGCTCAAGATCCTCTCCCGCACCGAGTCCAGCCTCACGATTACGGCCTACATGGGCCTGCTGCAGACCCCCCTTTCCTTTCTGGCTGCCGTCTGGGTTTGGACCTGGCCTTCTCCTGAGCAGTGGCTGTGGATGGTGGCCATGGGGCTACTGGGCAGCATTGGCCAGGTGGCCCTCGCCCAGGCCTACAAGCTGGCTGAGGTGACGATGCTGCTGCCTCTGGATTTCTCCCGTCTGCTCTGGGCCAGCCTAATCGGGTTTTGGGTGTTTGCCGAGATCCCGGATGGGTGGACTTGGATGGGCGGAGCCTTGATCTTGGTGGGCGCCACCTCTGGAGCCTACGGCGAAGCCCGCCTGCCCACAATGCCGACCCAGGCCCGTACCGGCGGAGTTGGATAG
- the pyrF gene encoding orotidine-5'-phosphate decarboxylase: MKGDRLIVALDTPSQEQALEWVDSLPQVLWWKVGLELFTAAGSSILQALKERGKRIFLDLKLHDIPHTVGRATEVAVGYGVDLLTVHAAGGSAMLRSAVAAAQGSSCRLLAVTLLTSISPPQVRQELGIEMDPADYVLHLARLAQAQGFTGLVCSPQEVSRLRQALGPEVLLVTPGIRLGQAKAGDGDEDQQRICTPDEALRAGADYLVVGRPITASPDPVAALRRFQALWDAAS, from the coding sequence ATGAAGGGTGACCGCCTGATTGTTGCGCTGGATACTCCTTCTCAAGAGCAGGCTTTGGAGTGGGTGGACTCCTTGCCGCAGGTGCTGTGGTGGAAGGTGGGTCTGGAGTTGTTCACTGCTGCGGGTTCTTCCATCCTGCAGGCTCTCAAGGAAAGGGGCAAGCGCATTTTCCTGGATTTGAAGCTGCACGACATTCCCCACACGGTGGGGAGGGCTACGGAGGTGGCCGTCGGCTATGGAGTGGATCTGCTCACCGTCCATGCCGCCGGTGGCAGTGCTATGTTGCGCTCAGCCGTGGCAGCCGCCCAGGGCAGTTCTTGTCGGCTGTTGGCGGTTACCCTCTTAACCAGCATCAGCCCCCCGCAGGTGCGACAGGAACTGGGCATCGAGATGGATCCCGCCGACTATGTGTTGCATTTGGCCCGGCTGGCTCAAGCTCAAGGCTTTACTGGACTGGTTTGCTCTCCTCAGGAGGTCTCGCGGTTGCGCCAAGCTTTGGGGCCGGAGGTTTTGCTGGTTACTCCCGGGATCCGTCTGGGCCAAGCCAAGGCGGGGGATGGAGACGAGGATCAACAGCGCATCTGCACGCCCGACGAAGCTCTGCGGGCAGGAGCCGATTATCTGGTGGTGGGCCGCCCCATCACCGCTTCTCCCGATCCCGTGGCCGCCTTGCGGCGCTTCCAAGCCTTGTGGGATGCTGCTAGCTGA
- a CDS encoding DUF6464 family protein: MDFEKLLEEWVAAFAQVAEESLASLETALMELAEHLAVPLQETLRQWEALWNLEEEVELEPEPEPFEETLNPSGESFTTSRFFVSPIGFGGVVVYTYVASPPEYIGDPTCRYNAHSPELRCAVNPCGPCEGCPHYEPRNEPR, translated from the coding sequence ATGGATTTTGAGAAACTTTTGGAGGAATGGGTTGCAGCCTTTGCCCAAGTGGCCGAAGAAAGTTTGGCCTCTTTGGAGACTGCCCTGATGGAGCTGGCAGAGCACTTGGCTGTGCCTTTACAGGAAACCCTTAGGCAGTGGGAAGCCCTCTGGAATCTGGAGGAGGAAGTGGAGCTGGAGCCTGAGCCAGAACCCTTTGAGGAAACCCTCAACCCTTCTGGCGAATCTTTCACCACCAGTCGTTTCTTCGTCAGCCCGATAGGATTTGGGGGTGTGGTTGTTTACACTTACGTGGCTTCGCCGCCAGAATACATCGGGGATCCCACCTGCCGCTACAATGCCCATTCTCCAGAGTTGCGCTGCGCCGTCAACCCCTGCGGCCCCTGTGAGGGCTGTCCCCACTACGAGCCTCGGAATGAGCCCCGATGA
- a CDS encoding glycosyltransferase family 9 protein codes for MQRFANQPLREHPHLAVFSSSKVGNFVVTIPLLRGLKEKYPGCVLDFFGSEITRDFELHCPYIDFSFPLYSRRPDYLEALTAAVRERVTQAGPYDLAINCDEFSELNLVAVTALRPQYIAGAGLTLDFRRKLDPGSDPVQRMLQDDDWNGLEFLQRYKGILTSNYIAEIFCRLAYVETDFFRLELPSRDPGFPVPEVLVHITTTRRAKMWPLEYWRQVIQWCQGQGLQVGLIGSAPELQRSLYHGGSSEDELLAQTGMVDLRGKTSLMELAGALKRARVCISVDAGPMHIAAAVGCPTIALFGNDADGDGASPVRLWAPRLPHVYLTQTAYKCRVCAENKFKNETCLVEGHPCMAHLKPETVIGYLKEILKQT; via the coding sequence ATGCAACGGTTTGCCAACCAACCTCTGCGGGAACATCCCCACCTGGCGGTGTTTTCCTCCAGCAAGGTGGGCAATTTTGTGGTTACCATCCCGCTGTTGCGGGGCCTCAAGGAAAAATACCCCGGCTGTGTGCTGGATTTTTTTGGCAGCGAGATTACCCGCGACTTTGAGCTCCACTGCCCCTACATCGACTTCAGCTTTCCTCTCTACAGCCGTCGTCCCGATTACCTCGAGGCCCTGACCGCTGCTGTGCGAGAACGGGTGACCCAGGCCGGCCCCTACGACTTGGCCATCAATTGCGACGAGTTTAGCGAGCTCAACCTGGTGGCGGTAACGGCCCTGCGCCCCCAGTACATTGCCGGGGCCGGCTTGACTCTGGATTTTCGCCGCAAGTTGGACCCCGGCTCCGACCCGGTACAGCGCATGCTCCAGGATGACGACTGGAACGGCCTGGAGTTTCTGCAGCGCTACAAAGGGATCCTCACCAGCAACTACATCGCCGAAATCTTCTGTCGCCTGGCGTACGTGGAGACGGATTTTTTCCGCCTGGAGCTGCCCAGCCGGGATCCCGGTTTTCCGGTGCCAGAGGTTTTGGTGCACATCACCACTACCCGCCGCGCCAAGATGTGGCCTCTGGAGTACTGGCGGCAGGTGATCCAGTGGTGCCAAGGCCAGGGCCTGCAGGTGGGGCTAATCGGCAGCGCGCCGGAGCTGCAGCGATCCCTCTACCACGGCGGCAGCAGCGAAGACGAACTGCTGGCCCAAACGGGAATGGTTGACCTGCGGGGCAAAACCAGCCTCATGGAGCTGGCGGGGGCCCTGAAGCGGGCGCGGGTGTGTATCTCCGTGGATGCGGGGCCGATGCACATCGCGGCGGCAGTGGGCTGTCCCACCATTGCCCTGTTTGGCAACGATGCCGATGGGGATGGGGCCAGCCCGGTGCGACTGTGGGCTCCTCGTCTGCCCCACGTCTATCTCACCCAAACCGCCTACAAGTGCCGGGTCTGCGCAGAGAACAAGTTCAAAAACGAAACCTGCCTGGTGGAGGGTCATCCCTGTATGGCCCATCTCAAGCCGGAAACGGTCATCGGCTACTTGAAAGAGATTCTCAAGCAAACCTAG
- a CDS encoding iron-containing alcohol dehydrogenase family protein, with protein sequence MLSASPCQLDLAIPAPGRLYRGSGILEAVPLAVLGSRVLVIGGERSLAVVESPLQRNFARDPALQVHWTTYGVDCSESELARLQALAMAESTTGILGVGGGKALDTAKLVAHRLRIPVVTVPTSAATCAAWSALSNIYSNSGAFQRDVALDQAPAALILDYDLIRQAPPRTLVAGIGDALAKWYESSVSSGSSEDALVIGAVQQARVLRDLLLQQSAAALREPGGTAWKQVVDACICLAGIVGGMGGAKCRTVAAHAVHNGLTHLSGHRATLHGEKVAFGILAQLRLEEILQGSQLALAARTQLLEFYRQVGLPLNLRDLKLGHLGSADLLHAAQVACQPGSDIHHLPFPVSPEALLVALTTTDLTSSSPVLPRL encoded by the coding sequence ATGCTAAGCGCCTCTCCTTGCCAATTGGATCTTGCCATTCCGGCCCCAGGTCGGCTGTACCGCGGCAGCGGCATTCTGGAAGCTGTGCCCCTTGCGGTACTGGGATCCCGTGTGCTGGTGATCGGGGGGGAACGCTCCTTGGCTGTGGTTGAGTCCCCTCTGCAGCGCAATTTCGCGCGGGATCCCGCCCTCCAAGTTCACTGGACTACCTACGGGGTAGATTGCAGCGAGTCGGAGCTGGCGCGTTTGCAGGCGCTAGCCATGGCGGAGTCCACAACCGGCATCTTGGGGGTAGGCGGGGGCAAGGCTCTGGATACGGCCAAGCTGGTGGCCCACCGGCTGCGGATCCCCGTGGTTACCGTGCCCACCTCTGCTGCCACCTGTGCCGCCTGGAGTGCCCTATCCAATATCTACTCCAACAGCGGCGCTTTTCAGCGGGATGTGGCCTTGGATCAGGCCCCAGCCGCCTTGATCTTGGACTACGACCTCATTCGTCAGGCTCCCCCTCGCACCTTGGTAGCCGGGATCGGAGATGCCTTGGCTAAGTGGTACGAGTCTTCCGTCAGCAGCGGCAGTTCAGAAGATGCCCTGGTGATTGGCGCTGTGCAGCAGGCCCGCGTCCTGCGGGATTTGCTCCTCCAGCAATCGGCGGCGGCCTTGAGGGAGCCGGGCGGAACCGCTTGGAAGCAGGTGGTGGATGCCTGCATCTGCCTGGCGGGGATCGTCGGCGGCATGGGTGGGGCTAAGTGTCGCACCGTGGCCGCCCACGCTGTCCACAACGGGCTAACCCACTTGTCGGGGCACCGGGCCACCCTGCACGGCGAGAAGGTGGCTTTCGGCATTTTGGCCCAGCTCCGCCTAGAAGAGATCCTGCAGGGAAGCCAGTTGGCGCTGGCAGCACGTACCCAGTTGCTGGAGTTCTACCGCCAGGTGGGGCTGCCCCTCAACTTGCGGGATCTCAAGCTAGGTCACTTGGGATCCGCCGACCTGCTGCATGCTGCCCAAGTGGCCTGCCAGCCAGGATCCGACATCCACCACCTGCCCTTCCCCGTCAGTCCAGAAGCCCTGTTGGTGGCCCTTACCACCACAGACCTGACCAGCTCCAGCCCTGTTCTCCCTCGGCTGTAA
- a CDS encoding PLP-dependent aminotransferase family protein — MTQTSSASAPRSTSRPLLQTLFAQRAQAVIPSPFGAEIPGAVPVVTSFTFGLADPRLFPKADLARATAEVLAEDGDNALNYGGTFAGLIDVVLQLMRDRGVEAQPENLLIGYGSGQILGLLPQVFVEPGDVVIVEGPTFMGAVSRFAAAGARLISIPVDGEGMVVDRLEEVLRDLARQGIRPRFVYTIPTFQNPKGCTLSGPRRQKLVQLAAEYGVVVVEDEAYYDLRFAGDPLPSLAALDREGWVLHVGTFSKIVVPGVRVGWACGHPEIIRRLEMFRSEGSLGPFLGRVVARYCGEGRLQSHIQLLTRRYREKCQVMLEAIAQYFPPEVKVEAPGGGFFVWCELPPFLSASTLLQATRALGVTFLPGTHCFADGQGDHALRLAFSYQPEERIVSGIQTIGEQLYRLIHSCASGAEQQGKELSKSMDP, encoded by the coding sequence ATGACCCAGACCTCGTCCGCATCGGCACCGCGTAGCACTTCGCGGCCCTTGTTGCAAACCCTTTTTGCCCAACGGGCTCAGGCTGTGATCCCTTCTCCTTTCGGGGCGGAGATCCCAGGGGCGGTGCCAGTGGTTACCAGTTTTACCTTTGGGCTGGCGGATCCGCGCCTGTTTCCCAAGGCCGACTTGGCGCGGGCCACGGCGGAGGTGTTGGCAGAGGATGGGGACAATGCCCTCAATTACGGCGGCACGTTTGCCGGGCTGATCGACGTGGTGCTGCAGTTGATGCGGGATAGAGGGGTAGAGGCCCAGCCGGAAAACCTACTGATCGGCTATGGCTCTGGGCAGATCCTCGGCCTGTTGCCTCAGGTCTTCGTGGAGCCGGGGGATGTAGTCATTGTGGAAGGGCCCACCTTCATGGGGGCTGTCAGCCGTTTTGCGGCGGCAGGAGCGCGTCTGATCTCGATTCCGGTAGATGGGGAAGGCATGGTGGTGGATCGCCTGGAAGAGGTGCTGCGCGATCTGGCTCGCCAAGGGATCCGCCCCCGATTTGTCTATACCATTCCCACCTTCCAAAACCCCAAAGGCTGCACCCTCTCTGGGCCACGGCGGCAGAAATTGGTGCAGTTGGCAGCTGAGTACGGTGTGGTGGTGGTGGAGGACGAGGCCTACTACGACCTGCGCTTTGCCGGGGATCCCTTGCCCAGTTTGGCTGCGCTGGATCGGGAAGGCTGGGTTCTGCACGTGGGCACCTTCTCCAAGATTGTGGTGCCGGGAGTACGGGTGGGCTGGGCCTGTGGTCACCCTGAGATCATCCGCCGCTTGGAGATGTTTCGCAGCGAGGGATCCCTGGGGCCCTTTCTGGGCCGGGTGGTGGCCCGCTATTGCGGGGAGGGCCGTCTGCAAAGCCACATTCAACTCCTCACCCGTCGCTACCGAGAAAAGTGCCAGGTGATGCTGGAGGCCATCGCTCAATATTTTCCGCCCGAAGTCAAGGTGGAGGCCCCTGGGGGTGGATTTTTCGTTTGGTGTGAGCTACCCCCTTTCCTAAGCGCCAGCACCTTGTTGCAGGCTACCCGTGCCCTGGGGGTCACCTTCCTGCCGGGCACCCACTGCTTTGCCGACGGCCAAGGAGACCATGCTCTGCGCCTGGCCTTCAGCTATCAACCCGAGGAGCGCATTGTCAGTGGGATCCAGACCATTGGGGAACAACTGTACAGACTGATACACTCTTGCGCCAGCGGTGCGGAGCAGCAAGGGAAGGAGCTCTCCAAAAGCATGGATCCTTGA
- a CDS encoding TerB family tellurite resistance protein yields MNPTTQHQLMLKIVAGSAWADGHLEPQELAYLGSLLRRYGLEHDTELREVNYPTLTFAVQGGLSVALQLASQPRASGVVYSTPNRPLPVP; encoded by the coding sequence ATGAACCCCACAACTCAACATCAGCTCATGCTCAAAATTGTGGCCGGCTCTGCTTGGGCCGATGGGCATTTGGAACCCCAGGAATTGGCCTACTTGGGATCCCTGCTGCGCCGCTATGGTTTGGAGCACGATACCGAGCTGCGAGAAGTAAACTACCCGACCCTGACCTTCGCAGTACAGGGCGGGCTTTCGGTAGCCCTGCAGTTGGCAAGCCAACCACGAGCCTCTGGGGTGGTTTACAGCACCCCCAATCGACCGTTACCAGTGCCTTAA
- the pgeF gene encoding peptidoglycan editing factor PgeF: protein MSGSALWVWQQAERWRWLECQLLAEWPHAFGSRQGHPHPPSQLAARLQLPPEQAAWGHQVHGCNWVWADGITETFGHKREQDCSVGQEISTRSQADAVIARRQGDSAWVCTADCVPILVASREWVAAIHAGWRGTAAGILSKVLQEFLQAGIPAAGIRVAIGPSISGSVYQVSEAVAELVLNSLPPGLDARAALLPDPLPGKVRLDLRWVNGAQAQAKGIPPEHIAVSPHCTLSQPQDFFSYRRDGSLKDEQGRHCVQWSGIGLRS from the coding sequence ATGAGTGGCTCCGCCTTGTGGGTTTGGCAGCAGGCAGAGAGATGGCGCTGGCTGGAGTGTCAGCTTTTGGCGGAGTGGCCTCACGCTTTTGGCTCTCGCCAAGGTCATCCCCATCCCCCGTCTCAGTTGGCCGCCCGGCTGCAACTGCCCCCTGAACAGGCCGCGTGGGGCCATCAGGTGCATGGCTGCAACTGGGTTTGGGCAGATGGGATCACCGAAACCTTTGGACACAAACGAGAGCAGGACTGCTCTGTTGGTCAAGAGATCTCTACCCGTTCTCAGGCAGATGCGGTCATTGCCCGCCGCCAAGGAGATTCTGCCTGGGTCTGCACCGCTGACTGTGTGCCGATTTTGGTGGCCAGTCGAGAATGGGTGGCGGCCATTCACGCCGGGTGGAGAGGCACTGCTGCGGGGATCTTGTCCAAGGTGCTGCAGGAGTTTTTACAGGCGGGGATCCCTGCTGCTGGGATCCGCGTGGCCATCGGGCCTTCCATTTCGGGGTCGGTCTATCAGGTGTCAGAAGCGGTGGCGGAGCTGGTGCTGAACAGTTTACCCCCGGGGCTGGATGCCCGCGCCGCCCTGTTGCCCGATCCTCTGCCTGGCAAGGTTCGCCTGGATCTGCGCTGGGTCAACGGTGCCCAAGCCCAAGCCAAAGGGATCCCCCCTGAACACATTGCCGTCAGCCCCCATTGCACCCTCAGCCAACCCCAAGATTTCTTTTCCTACCGCCGCGATGGATCCCTGAAGGATGAGCAGGGCCGTCATTGCGTGCAGTGGTCGGGAATCGGCCTGCGGTCGTAG